AGCGCTACCTCAACTCGGCGTACTTCGGGCACCGGGCGTACGGCATCTACGCCGCCGCGCAGATCTTCTTCTCCAAGACCCCGGCCACCCTCACCCCGGTCGAGGCGGCCACCCTCGCCGGCCTGGTCAAGTCCCCCTCCGCGTACGACCCGATCAGCTCCGACCAGAAGGAGGCCACCGGACGGCGCAACTACGTGCTCGACCGGATGGCCCAGCTCGGCTACCTGTCCCCGGACGCCGCCGCGGCGGCCCGCGCCGAACCGATCCGTACCCGGGTGACCACCCCGGCCAACGACTGCGCCTCGATCGACAAGCGCTACCAGAGCTGGGGCTTCGCCTGCGACTACGTGAAGAACTGGTGGAGCGCGCAACCCGCCTTCGGCGAGAACCGGCTGGAGCGGATGGACAAGCTGCGCCGGGGCGGCTACCGCATCGTGCTCAGCCTCGACCCGAAGGTCCAGGCGGCGGCCGAGAAGAACGTCGGCGCCAAGGAGAACACCGGCAGCCCCTTCGCCAACGGCATCGTGGTCGCCGAACCGGGCACCGGCCGGGTCAAGGCGATGGCCGTCAACCGCAACTACTCGCTGGACCTCAGCGAGAACGGGCCCAGCTCCAACCCGGAGGCCAGCCCCAACATCAAGGCCAACTACCCGAACACGGTGGCGCCCCTGCTCGGCGGCGGCAGCCTCCCCGGCTACCAGGCCGGATCCACGTTCAAGATGTTCCCGATGCTGGCCGCGCTCGACGCCGGGATGCCGCTGTCCACCGCGTTCGACTCGCCCCACCGGTACACCTCGCAGGTGTACGACGGCTGGTCGCCGTCCAACGCCAGCGGGGCGATGAGCGGACGGCAGACCATGTGGTCCGGCTTCGGCAAGTCGGTGAACACCTACTTCGTCTGGCTGGAGGAGCAGGTCGGCGCGGACCGGGCGGTGCACATGGCCGAGCAGCTCGGGCTGCGCTGGCGTACCGACGTGGACCGGGAGCACGCCTCCCCGGCCAAGGCCAAGAAGTGGGGCGCGTTCACCCTGGGCGTCTCCGACGCCACCCCACTGGAGATGGCCAACGCCTACGCCGCGGTCGCCGCCGACGGGCGCTACTGCGAGGCCATCCCGGTCAACTCGATCACCAACCGGGACGGCACGCCGGCCACGTACCGGACCGCGAGCGGCATCGAGCGGGAGGTGGCCAAGCCCCGCTGCCGGCAGGTGGTCAGCGCCGACGCGGCCCGCGCCGCCACCGACGCCGCCCGCTGCCCCACCGGCGACACCCCGGCCAAGGGCAGCTGCGGCGGCTGGTCGACGGCGGACAGCGTCCGGGGCACGGTGGGCCGTCCGGTGGCCGGCAAGACCGGCACCACGGACAGCACCCGGTCGGCCTGGTTCGTCGGCTACACCCCGGAACTCGCGGCGGCCAGCTTCATCTCCGACCCGGACAACCCGTTCAACGCGGTCGGCGACGGGCAGTCCCAGATCCCCATCCAGGCGGTGGCCAACACGCTCAAGGAGGCGTTGAAGGGCAAGCCCGTCCGCCAGTTCACCCCGCCGTCGGACGCGATCGTCGGCTGACCGCCGGCCCGCGCCCGGGTGGTCACGGACTCTGCGTCAGGAACGGTGCGGTTCCTGACGCAGAACCCTGTCCGGTCGATCAGCGGAGATCGGCGGTGACCAGGGACCACATCTCCAGGTCGACCCGGGCGCCCCGGACGAAGCCGGCGTTGCGCAGCAGGCCCTCGTAGCTGAAGCCGGCCTTCTCGGCCACCCGGCGCGACGCGGTGTTCCCCGGCGCGACCCGCAGCTCCACCCGCTGGAAGCCGTGCTCCAGGATCAGCGCGATGGCCAGCGCGTCCACCGCCTCGGCGGCCAGGCCGTAGCCGCGCGCGTGCGGGGCGATCGCGTACGACACCTCGGTGAGCCGGGCGCCCCAGTCGGTACGCCGGGTCCAGAGACAGCCGACCACCCGGTCGTCCTCCCGGCGCAGCACCGCGTAGTGGTCGCCGTCACCGCTGTCCCGACGCTGCCGGGCCAGGTCGGTGCACCAGGCCAGCCCCTCGATCTGCCCGGCCGACTCGGCCAGCGGCA
This genomic interval from Micromonospora coxensis contains the following:
- a CDS encoding transglycosylase domain-containing protein, which gives rise to MSNRPLAAAGRSVPLLRAGLIAGLVVAALAYPLAAVTGIGAKATAHAMEQKTDILRTAMPAETSYLYAPDGKTILTMFYEEYRQYTKLSDMSPHIQQAIVAAEDNRFYQHHGVDPKGVARAFVANARSSGVSQGASTLTMQYVRMALRDSAKTPKEVQEATQQTSLRKVKEMRMALDIEKELTKEQIMERYLNSAYFGHRAYGIYAAAQIFFSKTPATLTPVEAATLAGLVKSPSAYDPISSDQKEATGRRNYVLDRMAQLGYLSPDAAAAARAEPIRTRVTTPANDCASIDKRYQSWGFACDYVKNWWSAQPAFGENRLERMDKLRRGGYRIVLSLDPKVQAAAEKNVGAKENTGSPFANGIVVAEPGTGRVKAMAVNRNYSLDLSENGPSSNPEASPNIKANYPNTVAPLLGGGSLPGYQAGSTFKMFPMLAALDAGMPLSTAFDSPHRYTSQVYDGWSPSNASGAMSGRQTMWSGFGKSVNTYFVWLEEQVGADRAVHMAEQLGLRWRTDVDREHASPAKAKKWGAFTLGVSDATPLEMANAYAAVAADGRYCEAIPVNSITNRDGTPATYRTASGIEREVAKPRCRQVVSADAARAATDAARCPTGDTPAKGSCGGWSTADSVRGTVGRPVAGKTGTTDSTRSAWFVGYTPELAAASFISDPDNPFNAVGDGQSQIPIQAVANTLKEALKGKPVRQFTPPSDAIVG
- a CDS encoding GNAT family N-acetyltransferase, producing the protein MAVRRFPELTVSTPRTEVRPLRAADAKAVDEVFADRQTQRWLPLAESAGQIEGLAWCTDLARQRRDSGDGDHYAVLRREDDRVVGCLWTRRTDWGARLTEVSYAIAPHARGYGLAAEAVDALAIALILEHGFQRVELRVAPGNTASRRVAEKAGFSYEGLLRNAGFVRGARVDLEMWSLVTADLR